One window of the Tetragenococcus koreensis genome contains the following:
- a CDS encoding ABC transporter ATP-binding protein produces the protein MKKVLEVKDLEISFATFAGEVQAIRDVSFDLYEGETLAIVGESGSGKSVTTRSIMGLLASNALVKNGEILFGGEDILKNSERRMQKIRGKEISMIFQDPMTSLDPTMKIGKQIAESLLKHTKVSKKDALQKALELLELVGIPNAKKRLKNYPHQFSGGQRQRIVIAVALICYPEILIADEPTTALDVTIQAQILELLKDIQQKVNSSIIFITHDLGVVANVADRVAVMYAGKIVEIGTATEIFYNPQHPYTWGLLGSMPTLEGTGDRLTAIPGTPPDLLEPPTGDAFYPRNEYAMKIDTEKQPPFFELTSTHKAATWLLAPQAPKVEPPKEILLRWEEFKKKKQPEMEESK, from the coding sequence ATGAAAAAAGTTTTAGAAGTAAAAGATTTAGAAATTTCATTTGCTACCTTTGCCGGAGAAGTTCAAGCGATTCGTGATGTAAGTTTTGATTTATATGAAGGTGAAACGCTGGCTATTGTAGGCGAATCAGGTAGTGGAAAGTCAGTAACAACCAGAAGTATCATGGGCCTATTAGCGAGTAATGCGCTTGTAAAAAATGGTGAAATTTTGTTTGGTGGAGAAGATATTTTAAAAAATTCTGAAAGACGAATGCAAAAAATTCGTGGAAAAGAAATTTCGATGATTTTCCAAGATCCAATGACTTCACTTGACCCAACCATGAAGATTGGCAAACAAATTGCTGAATCTCTCTTAAAACATACCAAAGTATCTAAAAAAGATGCTTTACAAAAAGCTTTGGAATTATTAGAACTTGTAGGAATTCCCAATGCTAAAAAACGATTGAAAAATTATCCGCACCAATTTTCCGGTGGACAACGTCAACGGATTGTTATCGCAGTTGCTTTGATTTGTTATCCGGAAATATTGATTGCTGATGAACCAACTACCGCATTAGATGTGACGATCCAAGCACAAATTTTAGAATTATTGAAAGATATTCAACAAAAAGTGAATTCTTCAATTATCTTTATTACCCACGATTTAGGGGTTGTAGCTAATGTTGCAGATCGCGTTGCAGTTATGTATGCAGGTAAAATTGTGGAAATCGGCACAGCTACTGAGATCTTTTATAATCCACAACACCCTTATACTTGGGGACTTTTAGGTTCTATGCCAACTTTAGAAGGAACAGGGGACCGTTTGACTGCTATTCCAGGAACACCACCGGATTTATTAGAACCACCTACCGGAGATGCTTTTTATCCTAGAAATGAATATGCTATGAAAATTGATACGGAAAAACAACCACCATTTTTTGAATTAACTAGCACCCATAAAGCAGCAACTTGGTTATTAGCTCCACAAGCACCTAAAGTGGAACCGCCAAAAGAAATTTTGTTGCGTTGGGAAGAATTCAAAAAGAAAAAGCAGCCGGAAATGGAGGAAAGTAAATGA
- a CDS encoding IS3 family transposase — MQTLIARDHNLLNITWLCEIAQVSRSGFYAWRHRAEKRAQREAQDQVDFELILEAYNYRGFQKGSRSIYMRLLHTGTRMNRKKIQRLMQKYRLFCPIRKANPYRKMAKAKKENTILPNVLNRQFKATGPKTVLLTDVTYLFYGRQQKAYLSTIKDAYTHQILAYALSPSLEEDFILETIHRLYKDHALPKNFHALIHSDQGVHYTNLQFQTLVHSQQLRQSMSRRGNCWDNAPQESFFGHMKDEIQDLAGIDSYAQVQSIIDDYMDYYNHERYQWALAKCAPHQYEQYLKTGIHPLQTLNQK, encoded by the coding sequence ATCCAAACCCTGATTGCGCGGGACCATAATTTATTGAATATCACTTGGTTATGCGAAATTGCCCAAGTGTCAAGATCAGGATTTTATGCATGGCGGCATCGAGCAGAAAAGCGCGCCCAACGAGAGGCCCAAGACCAGGTCGATTTTGAATTGATCTTAGAAGCTTACAATTATCGTGGCTTTCAAAAAGGCTCTCGGAGTATTTATATGCGTTTACTTCACACAGGAACACGAATGAACCGGAAAAAAATCCAACGATTAATGCAAAAATACCGTTTGTTTTGTCCGATTCGTAAAGCCAACCCTTATCGGAAAATGGCGAAAGCCAAGAAAGAAAATACGATTCTTCCCAACGTATTAAACCGACAATTTAAGGCAACAGGACCCAAAACGGTCTTACTTACCGATGTGACGTACCTGTTTTATGGTCGCCAACAAAAAGCCTATTTATCCACGATCAAAGACGCGTACACACACCAAATTCTTGCTTATGCCCTTAGCCCTTCTTTAGAAGAAGATTTTATATTAGAAACCATTCATCGATTGTATAAGGACCATGCGTTGCCTAAAAATTTTCACGCCTTGATCCATTCCGACCAAGGCGTGCACTATACGAATCTTCAATTTCAAACCTTGGTACACAGCCAACAGCTTCGTCAATCGATGTCGCGACGGGGCAATTGTTGGGACAATGCCCCGCAAGAATCCTTTTTCGGCCATATGAAAGATGAAATCCAGGATTTAGCTGGGATCGATTCTTATGCGCAAGTCCAGTCAATCATCGACGATTATATGGATTACTATAATCACGAACGGTATCAATGGGCCTTGGCGAAGTGTGCGCCCCATCAATATGAACAATACCTTAAAACGGGCATTCACCCTCTTCAAACACTGAATCAGAAGTAA
- a CDS encoding HTH domain-containing protein, translating into MGKNYFTEEQVAELNLNSNVQKVSTKAITYTEAFRQWFYQEYQGGKMPSIIFQEAGFDTNVLGKQRIQNFSKRTKNMAQRLEGFTDLRAQNTGRPRNKEHTTEQELDYLRHKVALQEQQIDALKKTNFINRQAARATPKRNSNSSKP; encoded by the coding sequence ATGGGAAAAAACTATTTCACGGAAGAACAAGTCGCAGAGCTCAACTTGAATTCCAATGTACAAAAGGTTTCCACCAAAGCGATCACCTATACAGAAGCATTCCGTCAGTGGTTCTACCAGGAATACCAAGGCGGAAAAATGCCTTCAATCATCTTTCAAGAAGCAGGCTTTGATACAAACGTTCTGGGGAAACAACGCATTCAAAATTTTTCGAAACGAACAAAGAATATGGCGCAACGTTTAGAAGGATTTACGGACCTCCGTGCGCAAAATACGGGAAGACCTCGGAACAAAGAACATACGACCGAACAAGAACTGGATTACTTACGTCACAAAGTTGCTTTACAGGAACAACAAATTGATGCGCTAAAAAAAACGAATTTTATCAATCGCCAAGCGGCACGAGCGACACCCAAGCGAAATTCCAACTCATCCAAACCCTGA
- a CDS encoding DUF6429 family protein yields the protein MEQVKKELTLLLLYLNAWEEKIGPYSSLNSWKGYDFDDLNELTDEEFISGKKRNKSITFTKEGIEEAKRLLEKYVGNA from the coding sequence ATGGAACAAGTAAAAAAAGAACTTACCCTTTTGTTACTATACTTAAATGCTTGGGAAGAGAAAATTGGTCCTTACTCTTCATTAAATAGTTGGAAGGGCTATGACTTTGATGATTTAAATGAATTAACAGATGAAGAATTTATTTCTGGAAAGAAACGGAATAAATCAATTACATTTACTAAAGAAGGCATTGAAGAAGCTAAGCGTCTTTTGGAAAAGTATGTAGGTAATGCGTAA
- a CDS encoding NUDIX hydrolase, translating to MKFSSKKEEKHYYQHIASEQEFLEWYKKQERPTYQKPSVTVDMVLLCYNKETDQIKVLLIQRRGHPYRNSWALPGGFITPNESTGDSVIRETKEETGVTISAKNIEQLHTFSTPDRDPRGWVITVSYLAFIGEAVLSAGDDANQARWFSLERKGNQLYLTSGEVEIILDLQTQESLGEDTLAFDHSQIIIKAFNRITNKMTHEPQVLQVLGESFTITEARKVFAKFWGIDYHTIDHSNFKKSLMGFLDEVGERPSGVGRPSKLYQLKENFYEN from the coding sequence ATGAAATTCTCTTCTAAAAAAGAAGAAAAACATTATTATCAACACATCGCAAGTGAACAAGAATTTTTAGAATGGTACAAAAAACAGGAACGTCCAACCTATCAAAAGCCTTCAGTCACAGTGGATATGGTTTTGCTGTGTTATAACAAAGAAACGGACCAAATCAAGGTCCTTTTAATTCAGCGTCGCGGGCATCCTTACCGTAATTCTTGGGCTTTACCAGGTGGTTTTATTACACCTAATGAATCCACCGGTGATAGTGTTATTCGCGAAACAAAAGAAGAAACCGGCGTCACAATTTCCGCTAAAAATATCGAACAATTGCATACTTTTAGCACACCTGACCGGGATCCGCGCGGCTGGGTCATCACAGTCAGTTACTTAGCTTTTATCGGCGAGGCTGTCCTTTCAGCAGGCGATGATGCAAATCAAGCACGCTGGTTTTCTTTGGAGCGAAAGGGTAACCAGCTTTACCTGACAAGTGGAGAAGTAGAAATCATTCTTGACCTGCAGACCCAAGAATCTTTAGGTGAGGACACATTAGCATTTGACCATAGTCAAATTATTATCAAAGCATTTAACCGTATCACCAATAAAATGACCCACGAACCGCAAGTTCTTCAAGTTCTAGGCGAATCTTTTACCATTACGGAAGCACGCAAAGTTTTTGCTAAATTTTGGGGCATCGATTATCACACCATTGACCATTCGAATTTCAAAAAGAGCTTGATGGGCTTTTTGGATGAAGTGGGTGAACGTCCTTCTGGAGTGGGACGTCCATCGAAGCTTTATCAATTAAAAGAAAATTTTTATGAAAATTAA
- the opp3b gene encoding oligopeptide ABC transporter permease, which translates to MNDFIKYLLKRVFFMAITLWLIATITFFMMQFLPGTPYTNAEKLSPEQIALLNKQMGLDQPMIVQYGNYLINIMHGDFGISFQFKNQAVSSLLGGRIGPSVQLGLQAIGFGTIFGIILGTISAMKQNTWVDTLSTLIAILGRSIPNFVFAVLLQYVFAIKLEILPIARWDSFAYTLLPTLALAMSPLADSARFIRTEMVEVLHSDQVELAKSKGLSRWETAFRHGLRNSLIPILTLLGPLAVGLMTGSLVVENIFAIPGIGEQFVKSIMTNDYPTIMAVTILYSTMLVAIIFVVDVLYGIVDPRIRVSEGSRG; encoded by the coding sequence GTGAATGATTTTATTAAATATCTATTAAAGCGTGTGTTTTTCATGGCAATCACTTTATGGCTGATTGCAACGATCACCTTTTTCATGATGCAGTTTTTGCCTGGAACACCATATACTAACGCTGAAAAATTAAGCCCAGAACAAATTGCCCTATTAAATAAACAAATGGGGCTGGATCAGCCGATGATCGTACAATATGGGAACTACTTGATAAACATTATGCATGGTGATTTTGGTATCTCCTTCCAATTTAAAAACCAAGCAGTATCCAGTTTGTTAGGCGGACGTATTGGTCCATCTGTTCAATTAGGGCTGCAAGCAATTGGCTTTGGGACCATTTTTGGCATCATTTTAGGGACAATTTCAGCAATGAAACAAAATACATGGGTGGATACTTTGAGTACCTTAATTGCTATCTTAGGTCGTTCTATCCCTAACTTTGTATTTGCTGTATTACTACAATATGTTTTTGCTATCAAATTAGAAATTTTACCAATTGCAAGATGGGATAGTTTTGCTTATACGCTTTTACCTACATTAGCTTTAGCAATGTCACCTTTGGCGGATTCCGCTCGTTTTATACGAACCGAAATGGTCGAAGTATTACACAGTGACCAGGTTGAATTAGCTAAATCAAAAGGGTTAAGTCGCTGGGAAACAGCTTTTAGACATGGATTACGTAACAGTTTAATCCCTATCTTAACGTTGCTTGGTCCTTTAGCAGTAGGATTAATGACAGGTTCCCTAGTGGTAGAAAATATTTTTGCAATACCTGGGATCGGTGAACAATTTGTTAAATCAATTATGACCAATGACTATCCAACAATTATGGCAGTAACCATTCTTTATTCAACAATGTTAGTGGCTATTATCTTTGTTGTCGATGTGTTATACGGTATTGTTGATCCTCGTATTCGTGTATCAGAAGGGAGTCGTGGATAA
- the mgtE gene encoding magnesium transporter: MEELKLDKDQYYEAIYRAAKENDGKSFRKLFLRLHDRDQHEVFHLLYPDKKQKIANFLSPEEFSELFEWMSIEDQEYVVNHFPESFVAKLFNEIPTDDVVKFLKQTPNIDRRYPLDLMDDKKRTRVEELLSYQPETAGSIMTKEFVSVNQSQTASEVIAFLRQIGNSAETIYYIYVLDNKANLVGVLSLRDLILAPADGIVQNAMSNQVATVPVDMDQEEVARVIQNYDLLAVPVVDDGDMLGIVTVDDVMDILESEVTEDFRDFAAIRRNDGNESKAKEEGAIQTAKERAPWIIVLIFLGMITGGLISFFEETLESVVLLAAFIPMIMDTAGNVGTQSLAVSVRNLNVEKDEKHSLWQTVKKEFGSGILIGIAAAIALFLVAVVFYQNTILAFIVSISVLLTISFSTVVGAVIPAIAVKLNIDPAVASGPFITTINDALGLMIYFSIATSLLHVL, translated from the coding sequence ATGGAAGAACTTAAGTTAGATAAAGACCAATATTATGAAGCAATCTATCGTGCAGCGAAGGAAAATGATGGCAAATCATTTCGTAAATTGTTTTTACGTTTGCATGACCGAGATCAGCATGAGGTATTTCATTTATTATATCCTGATAAAAAACAAAAAATAGCTAATTTCTTAAGTCCAGAAGAATTTTCAGAGTTATTTGAGTGGATGTCTATTGAAGATCAGGAATATGTCGTTAATCACTTCCCAGAGTCATTTGTAGCTAAATTATTCAATGAGATCCCAACAGACGATGTAGTGAAATTTTTAAAACAAACTCCTAATATTGATAGACGTTATCCACTGGATTTGATGGATGATAAAAAAAGAACAAGAGTAGAAGAGCTATTATCTTATCAACCGGAAACTGCCGGATCCATCATGACCAAAGAGTTTGTCTCCGTCAATCAAAGTCAAACTGCAAGTGAAGTTATTGCTTTTCTTCGTCAAATTGGCAATAGCGCAGAAACGATTTATTATATTTATGTATTAGATAACAAAGCGAACTTAGTGGGTGTGTTGTCTTTGCGCGATTTAATTTTAGCACCCGCAGATGGAATTGTTCAAAATGCTATGTCTAATCAAGTAGCTACTGTTCCGGTTGATATGGACCAAGAAGAAGTTGCACGGGTTATTCAAAACTATGATTTATTAGCTGTGCCTGTAGTTGATGATGGCGATATGCTAGGTATTGTTACTGTTGATGATGTGATGGATATTTTGGAAAGTGAGGTTACAGAAGATTTTAGAGACTTCGCTGCTATCCGTCGCAATGATGGTAATGAGTCTAAAGCTAAAGAAGAAGGCGCTATTCAAACCGCTAAAGAACGTGCCCCTTGGATTATTGTCTTGATTTTTTTAGGAATGATTACGGGCGGATTAATCAGTTTTTTTGAAGAAACGCTCGAATCTGTGGTATTGCTTGCAGCATTTATCCCCATGATTATGGATACCGCTGGAAATGTAGGTACTCAATCGTTAGCTGTTTCAGTGCGTAATTTAAATGTTGAAAAAGATGAAAAACACAGTCTTTGGCAAACAGTCAAAAAGGAATTTGGTTCAGGTATATTAATAGGGATTGCTGCCGCAATTGCACTTTTTCTCGTAGCCGTAGTATTTTACCAAAATACAATTTTAGCATTTATTGTTAGTATTTCCGTACTATTAACCATCTCTTTTTCTACGGTAGTAGGTGCTGTTATCCCGGCCATTGCTGTTAAATTAAATATAGACCCGGCAGTAGCTAGCGGGCCTTTCATTACAACAATCAACGATGCATTAGGTTTAATGATTTATTTTAGTATTGCAACTAGTTTGCTACACGTCCTTTAA
- a CDS encoding RNA-guided endonuclease TnpB family protein: protein MKKEDLVKVLKGYKFRIYPNEKQIQYFIQTFGCVRFTYNHLLHARQKALQAGDYQTQVSPASLKRDYPFLKKTDSLALANAQRNLDRAFKNYFSKRAGYPKLKTKKNNWQSYTTNNQKHTIYFVGNQLKLPKLKSLVTVNLHRKVAGEIKSATVSAQNNQMFFVSLLCLEEINPLPKTGTTIGVAYCPENLVQMSAVNRLPVYKQETLQYQLDKAIKRLEVRAKAAKRRKVLLEQAKNYQKQKSKVQKLYMAKNDQKKNYIDQLTYRLVHDYDCICLEKQPEFTENTKFSETDWQHFLRKIQYKARWYDKQLVFVDSIEKENETKCFTIEQVGKKLINQ, encoded by the coding sequence ATGAAAAAGGAGGACCTAGTGAAAGTATTAAAAGGTTATAAATTTCGTATTTACCCTAATGAAAAACAAATACAATATTTTATACAGACTTTCGGTTGTGTCCGTTTTACCTATAACCATTTGTTACATGCTCGGCAAAAAGCATTGCAAGCAGGGGATTATCAGACACAAGTCTCTCCAGCTAGTTTGAAAAGAGACTATCCGTTTTTAAAGAAGACGGATAGTCTAGCTTTAGCTAATGCGCAACGCAATTTAGATCGTGCTTTTAAGAACTATTTTAGTAAAAGAGCGGGTTATCCTAAGCTGAAAACAAAAAAAAACAATTGGCAGTCCTATACGACAAATAATCAAAAGCACACGATTTATTTTGTTGGGAATCAGTTAAAGTTGCCTAAACTTAAATCGCTAGTTACGGTAAATTTGCATAGAAAAGTAGCAGGCGAAATAAAATCAGCAACAGTTTCGGCTCAAAATAACCAAATGTTTTTTGTTTCTCTTCTCTGTTTAGAGGAGATAAACCCCTTACCTAAAACCGGCACGACCATTGGTGTTGCCTACTGTCCAGAGAATTTAGTCCAAATGTCAGCAGTCAATCGCTTGCCTGTCTATAAGCAAGAGACACTTCAATATCAATTGGATAAAGCCATTAAACGTTTGGAGGTTCGAGCAAAAGCAGCTAAAAGACGTAAAGTGCTACTCGAGCAGGCAAAAAATTATCAAAAACAAAAAAGTAAAGTTCAAAAACTGTATATGGCAAAAAACGATCAGAAAAAAAACTACATCGACCAGTTAACTTATCGTTTGGTACATGATTATGACTGTATTTGTTTAGAAAAACAGCCAGAATTTACTGAAAATACAAAATTCTCTGAAACTGATTGGCAACATTTTTTGCGTAAAATCCAATATAAAGCGCGTTGGTATGATAAACAACTTGTATTTGTTGATTCTATTGAAAAAGAAAATGAAACAAAATGTTTTACTATTGAACAAGTAGGCAAAAAACTAATTAACCAATAA
- a CDS encoding ABC transporter ATP-binding protein: protein MKKVLLDVKNLKQYFNTGRKDEVKAVDDITFHIYEGETFGLVGESGSGKSTTGRSIIRLNHPTDGTIEFDGKDVMKLHGKKEMNVFRRDVQMIFQDPYASLNGRMKVRDIIAEGIDINGLAKSDKERAERVNELLRTVGLNPNHGTRYPHEFSGGQRQRIGVARALAVDPKFIICDEPISALDVSIQAQVVNLLQDLQKEHNLTYLFIAHDLSMVKHISDRIGVMHNGKLLEVGTSDDVYYHGVHPYTESLLSAIPLPDPEYEQTRTRVKYTGEQDDLETPRKMLEIAPGHYVYATEEEKTKYQEKLANKKAAEDKQAI, encoded by the coding sequence ATGAAAAAAGTATTATTAGACGTAAAAAATTTAAAACAATATTTTAATACGGGCCGAAAAGATGAAGTAAAAGCGGTCGATGATATTACTTTTCACATCTATGAAGGCGAAACGTTTGGTTTGGTTGGCGAATCGGGTAGTGGTAAATCCACTACTGGACGATCGATCATACGCTTGAACCATCCGACTGATGGTACGATCGAATTTGACGGTAAAGATGTCATGAAGTTACATGGAAAAAAAGAAATGAATGTTTTCCGACGAGATGTTCAGATGATCTTTCAAGACCCTTACGCTTCTTTGAACGGACGGATGAAAGTTCGGGATATCATTGCTGAAGGAATCGACATCAATGGTTTAGCAAAATCGGACAAAGAGCGTGCTGAGCGAGTGAACGAACTTCTAAGGACAGTAGGATTAAATCCTAACCATGGGACACGTTATCCCCATGAATTTTCTGGTGGACAACGTCAGCGTATCGGAGTTGCACGTGCTTTAGCTGTAGATCCTAAATTTATTATTTGTGACGAACCTATTTCTGCTTTGGATGTATCTATCCAAGCTCAAGTAGTTAATTTATTACAAGATCTACAAAAAGAACATAACCTAACGTATCTCTTCATTGCCCATGATTTGTCTATGGTTAAGCATATCAGTGATCGGATTGGTGTAATGCATAACGGAAAATTGTTGGAAGTAGGAACAAGTGATGATGTTTATTATCATGGCGTTCATCCTTACACGGAAAGTTTACTTTCGGCAATTCCTTTGCCAGATCCAGAATATGAACAAACTAGAACCAGAGTTAAATATACAGGAGAACAGGACGATCTAGAAACGCCACGAAAAATGCTGGAGATTGCGCCTGGACACTATGTTTATGCAACTGAAGAGGAAAAAACAAAGTATCAAGAAAAGCTTGCTAATAAAAAGGCTGCTGAAGACAAGCAAGCCATCTGA
- a CDS encoding DUF3899 domain-containing protein — MRIKKSSWIISLTILLVSLLLTIIQKDFSLTALSDNLFLFTLFFLIVGGFLWVFSSGFFDNFQRSFKRRNKKTKTAGMKLSEVGRSSFRFWLEPAGILFLLSLLTLLLAIF; from the coding sequence ATGCGAATAAAAAAAAGTTCTTGGATCATCAGCCTAACAATTTTGTTAGTCAGCTTATTGCTTACAATCATCCAAAAAGATTTTTCCTTAACTGCTCTGTCAGATAATTTGTTTCTTTTTACACTATTTTTTCTGATCGTCGGCGGTTTTCTTTGGGTATTTTCTTCTGGATTTTTCGATAATTTTCAACGATCTTTCAAGAGAAGAAATAAAAAAACCAAAACAGCTGGTATGAAATTGTCAGAAGTCGGTCGGTCCAGCTTTCGTTTCTGGCTAGAACCTGCAGGAATTCTATTTTTATTAAGCCTGCTGACATTGCTATTAGCAATATTTTAA
- the opp3C gene encoding oligopeptide ABC transporter permease has protein sequence MEDTNYTKDQLEQIPSSEFEPLEKSTKVEREAITAPSLNFLQDSWRRLKKNKAAVFSSIFLLIVILISVVTIFATPHDPTEQNVSYINLPPKIPGIDINGLNGVSEVGGQMVDKYEAANVPDDVHFYLGTDGLGRDLLSRLFMGVRISLLIAFIAAALDIVFGVTYGIISGLLGGRVDTIMQRILEVLSGIPNLVVMILMLVIFKPGIFSIVAAMAITNWIPMARIVRGQTLKLKDQEFVLAATTLGESRSKIAFKHILPNISSVIIVQMMFSIPEAIFFEAFLSFIGLGLKPPSASLGTLLNDGYKTFLFLPYQMAIPAVVLSVIMIGFNLLADGLRDAFDPKMKE, from the coding sequence ATGGAAGATACAAATTATACTAAAGACCAATTAGAGCAAATTCCGTCTTCTGAATTTGAGCCGTTAGAAAAAAGTACCAAAGTTGAGCGTGAGGCTATCACGGCGCCTTCACTGAACTTTTTACAAGATTCATGGCGACGTTTGAAAAAAAATAAAGCGGCTGTCTTCTCATCGATCTTTCTTTTGATTGTCATTTTAATTTCGGTGGTAACGATTTTTGCTACACCTCATGATCCAACCGAGCAAAATGTCAGCTATATAAACTTACCTCCTAAAATTCCGGGAATTGATATTAATGGTTTGAATGGAGTTTCAGAGGTCGGTGGTCAAATGGTTGATAAATATGAGGCTGCCAACGTTCCGGATGATGTCCATTTTTATCTTGGGACAGATGGATTAGGAAGAGATTTATTAAGTCGACTATTTATGGGCGTGCGCATTTCCTTATTGATTGCTTTTATTGCGGCTGCACTGGATATTGTTTTCGGGGTCACCTATGGGATCATTTCTGGCTTGTTAGGCGGGCGAGTTGATACCATTATGCAGCGGATTTTAGAAGTCTTATCGGGAATTCCGAACTTGGTTGTCATGATCTTGATGTTAGTTATATTTAAACCCGGGATCTTTTCAATCGTAGCTGCGATGGCCATCACCAACTGGATTCCGATGGCGCGGATTGTTCGGGGCCAGACGCTCAAGTTAAAGGATCAAGAGTTCGTCTTGGCTGCCACAACTTTAGGAGAAAGTAGGTCCAAAATTGCTTTTAAACATATTCTACCTAATATTTCTAGCGTTATTATTGTCCAGATGATGTTTAGTATTCCAGAGGCAATTTTCTTCGAGGCCTTCCTAAGCTTTATTGGGCTAGGGCTGAAGCCACCTTCTGCTTCTCTTGGGACATTATTAAATGATGGGTATAAAACATTCTTGTTCTTACCTTATCAAATGGCAATACCAGCTGTAGTCCTTTCAGTCATTATGATCGGATTCAATTTGTTGGCAGATGGTTTACGAGATGCGTTTGATCCGAAGATGAAGGAGTGA